Proteins encoded within one genomic window of Hermetia illucens chromosome 2, iHerIll2.2.curated.20191125, whole genome shotgun sequence:
- the LOC119648524 gene encoding uncharacterized protein LOC119648524, protein MEVGSCLQPAITVFEYASLIICTFDMRLHIIDVRVLLTISERKANTTLLSIPGLRDSKHAMHFISVWGEIVVNVKHPQQSWSVQEPEVPRLHPLCEDQRNVLANLHPQCTGVRVHLPSRLHHLLYCYLRQPQVVFGDKRQILSGSSGTVADCISKEDALG, encoded by the exons ATGGAAGTTGGAAGTTGTCTGCAACCTGCGATTACAGTATTCGAATATGCGAGTCTTATTATATGTACATTTGATATGAGGCTACATATTATTGAC GTACGAGTATTACTCACAATatcggaacgaaaagcaaacacGACGCTTCTATCGATTCCAGGTTTGAGAGATTCGAAACATGCCATGCATTTTATTTCAGTGTGGGGTGAGATTGTGGTCAACGTGAAACATCCGCAGCAGAGTTGGAGCGTCCAAGAGCCGGAGGTCCCTAGATTGCATCCACTTTGCGAGGACCAGCGAAATGTCCTTGCTAACCTTCATCCCCAATGCACTGGCGTACGTGTTCATCTCCCTTCTCGTCTGCATCATTTGCTTTATTGTTATCTACGTCAGCCACAAGTTGTATTTGGTGATAAACGACAAATTCTCAGTGGTTCCAGTGGGACAGTCGCAGATTGCATTTCGAAAGAAGATGCACTCGGGTAA